A single region of the Populus nigra chromosome 2, ddPopNigr1.1, whole genome shotgun sequence genome encodes:
- the LOC133683112 gene encoding UPF0481 protein At3g47200-like isoform X1 has translation MEENQSSNSMNHNEKPCKDIAIEIPGDLFPKDLETTFRPEECIYKAPAALCDSNRASYTPRVISIGPFHHGSEKLMPMEIQKQRYLKEFCKRLGGETKGQESLKVLWGTIQSLEDKIKLRYADNTFVEFSSVDNKFVKMILFDAVFIFELFLKNEEDMHDNKRYQDDFIVGKPWLRAAIQRDLILLENQLPFFILKKLYKLAIEETKLNYPSFPDLSCNYFEKYGNNKTKPYETKHYKPLHFTDLVRHFLSFKHPQLESPGGKQVKNLYSATMLHQAGIKFKALPDECLLDIRAWKETENTVKKGELHMPPLEIDNSTECLFRNLMALEQCHYPTEEFICRYVKLLDFLVDVEKDVDLLIENKVIVSRLGDSKAVAELINKLCLEIVEVTSGYDALSQLLNDYYDSSWNKNKAYLVSVYFNNVWIGTGTVIGLIILAITVTRFILFFFR, from the coding sequence ATGGAAGAAAATCAATCATCAAACTCTATGAATCATAATGAAAAACCATGCAAAGATATTGCAATTGAAATTCCAGGGGACTTATTTCCAAAGGACTTGGAGACTACCTTTCGGCCAGAGGAATGTATCTACAAAGCTCCAGCTGCACTTTGCGATTCAAACAGAGCTTCCTACACTCCTCGGGTAATTTCTATAGGTCCTTTTCACCATGGTAGTGAAAAACTGATGCCTATGGAAATTCAGAAACAAAGATATCTGAAAGAATTCTGTAAGAGATTGGGAGGGGAAACAAAGGGGCAAGAATCTTTGAAAGTACTTTGGGGGACCATTCAAAGTCTTGAAGATAAAATCAAACTCCGTTATGCAGATAATACATTTGTTGAATTTTCTAGCGTTGATAATAAGTTTGTGAAGATGATTCTGTTTGATGCAGTGTTCATCTTCGAGCTCTTCTTGAAGAATGAAGAAGATATGCACGATAACAAACGATATCAAGATGATTTCATCGTAGGCAAACCCTGGCTGAGAGCTGCGATTCAACGGGACTTGATATTGCTTGAAAATCAGCTTCCATTCTTCATTCTCAAGAAATTATATAAGCTTGCCATCGAGGAAACAAAGCTCAATTATCCTTCTTTTCCGGACCTTTCCTGCAACTACTTTGAGAAGTACGGTAATAACAAAACCAAGCCATATGAAACCAAACATTATAAACCGTTGCATTTCACTGATTTGGTAAGACATTTTCTATCCTTCAAGCACCCGCAGTTAGAATCACCAGGTGGAAAGCAAGTTAAAAATCTTTATAGCGCAACCATGCTGCACCAAGCAGGAATTAAGTTCAAGGCATTGCCGGATGAATGCTTGCTTGACATAAGAGCCTGGAAGGAAACTGAGAATACAGTCAAGAAAGGTGAGTTACATATGCCACCACTTGAAATCGACAACAGCACCGAATGTCTCTTCCGAAACCTCATGGCCTTGGAACAATGTCATTATCCAACAGAAGAGTTTATCTGCCGTTATGTTAAGCTATTGGATTTTCTTGTGGACGTTGAAAAGGATGTGGATTTGCTCATTGAAAATAAGGTTATTGTTAGCAGGCTTGGTGACAGTAAAGCTGTGGCGGAGCTTATTAACAAACTTTGCCTAGAAATAGTAGAAGTTACTTCTGGTTATGATGCTCTCTCCCAACTGCTGAATGATTACTACGACAGCTCTTGGAACAAAAACAAGGCATACTTGGTTAGTGTGTATTTCAACAATGTTTGGATTGGTACTGGAACTGTTATTGGATTAATCATCCTAGCCATCACCGTGACGCGGTTTATCCTCTTCTTTTTCCGCTAG
- the LOC133683112 gene encoding UPF0481 protein At3g47200-like isoform X2: protein MYLQSSSCTLRFKQSFLHSSVFIFELFLKNEEDMHDNKRYQDDFIVGKPWLRAAIQRDLILLENQLPFFILKKLYKLAIEETKLNYPSFPDLSCNYFEKYGNNKTKPYETKHYKPLHFTDLVRHFLSFKHPQLESPGGKQVKNLYSATMLHQAGIKFKALPDECLLDIRAWKETENTVKKGELHMPPLEIDNSTECLFRNLMALEQCHYPTEEFICRYVKLLDFLVDVEKDVDLLIENKVIVSRLGDSKAVAELINKLCLEIVEVTSGYDALSQLLNDYYDSSWNKNKAYLVSVYFNNVWIGTGTVIGLIILAITVTRFILFFFR, encoded by the exons ATGTATCTACAAAGCTCCAGCTGCACTTTGCGATTCAAACAGAGCTTCCTACACTCCTCGG TGTTCATCTTCGAGCTCTTCTTGAAGAATGAAGAAGATATGCACGATAACAAACGATATCAAGATGATTTCATCGTAGGCAAACCCTGGCTGAGAGCTGCGATTCAACGGGACTTGATATTGCTTGAAAATCAGCTTCCATTCTTCATTCTCAAGAAATTATATAAGCTTGCCATCGAGGAAACAAAGCTCAATTATCCTTCTTTTCCGGACCTTTCCTGCAACTACTTTGAGAAGTACGGTAATAACAAAACCAAGCCATATGAAACCAAACATTATAAACCGTTGCATTTCACTGATTTGGTAAGACATTTTCTATCCTTCAAGCACCCGCAGTTAGAATCACCAGGTGGAAAGCAAGTTAAAAATCTTTATAGCGCAACCATGCTGCACCAAGCAGGAATTAAGTTCAAGGCATTGCCGGATGAATGCTTGCTTGACATAAGAGCCTGGAAGGAAACTGAGAATACAGTCAAGAAAGGTGAGTTACATATGCCACCACTTGAAATCGACAACAGCACCGAATGTCTCTTCCGAAACCTCATGGCCTTGGAACAATGTCATTATCCAACAGAAGAGTTTATCTGCCGTTATGTTAAGCTATTGGATTTTCTTGTGGACGTTGAAAAGGATGTGGATTTGCTCATTGAAAATAAGGTTATTGTTAGCAGGCTTGGTGACAGTAAAGCTGTGGCGGAGCTTATTAACAAACTTTGCCTAGAAATAGTAGAAGTTACTTCTGGTTATGATGCTCTCTCCCAACTGCTGAATGATTACTACGACAGCTCTTGGAACAAAAACAAGGCATACTTGGTTAGTGTGTATTTCAACAATGTTTGGATTGGTACTGGAACTGTTATTGGATTAATCATCCTAGCCATCACCGTGACGCGGTTTATCCTCTTCTTTTTCCGCTAG